One Apostichopus japonicus isolate 1M-3 chromosome 14, ASM3797524v1, whole genome shotgun sequence genomic window carries:
- the LOC139979375 gene encoding leucine--tRNA ligase, cytoplasmic-like isoform X1 has translation MTDNLDSKRKGTFKVRFLQDIEAEVQKKWEAEKIFEEDAPANVKSGPGKDKYMVTFPYPYMNGRLHLGHTFTFSKCEFAVGYQRMKGRRCLFPFGLHCTGMPIKACADKLKREISEYGLPPQFPAVEEEEESTSETPVPNTAPVDKSKGKKSKQIAKTGAGKYQWQIMLSLGIPIEEIPKFADAEYWLQYFPPRAKEDLQKMGLKVDWRRSFITTDANPYYDSFVKWQFYRLKERGKIKFGKRHTIYSPKDGQPCMDHDRYSGEGVGPQEYTLIKMKVLTPYPPKLKKFEGKSVYLIAATLRPETMYGQTNCWVAPSIPYIAYENTKGEIFISTRRSARNASFQGILPKEGEVKELAVLTGQDIMGIPLKAPMTSYDKIYTLPMLTIKENKGTGVVTSVPSDAPDDYAALRDLQNKKDFRAKYGLKDEMVLPFAPIPIIDVPDYGDLSAIQACDEFKVKSQNDKDQLAEAKAKVYLKGFYEGVLKVGKYSGQKVQDVKKVVQNDMIASNEALVYFEPEKMVMSRSGDECVVALCDQWFLDYGEEKWKKITQQALENINTHSNETRANFKVTLDWLHHHACSRSYGLGTKLPWDPQYLIESLSDSTIYMSYYTVCHLLQGGVFDGSGPSPIKIKPEQMTPEVWDYIFYPKKPFPKTKIPKASLNKLRNEFNYWYGVDVRVSGKDLVQNHLTYYLYNHCAMWPDEPSRWPKEIRTNGHLLLNNEKMSKSTGNFLTLCQALEKFSADGMRLALADSGDLAIEDANFVEDMADAGILRLYNFLEWTQEMLECKYKLRTGPRDSFQDRVFESQMNALIRETDKNYSLMLYKEALKTGFFEFQAARDRYREWSSQGVHRDLILQFIERQVLLLAPICPHLGEHIWKLLGKESLLMRASWPVPGEVDEVLLRSSQFLMNTARDLRLRLIALKEASKKPQKGKKGPPVPTKPPTHAIVYIAKSYPPWQDAVLKCLKKMHEENNNSFPENKVIVSELKTVDVVKKFMKKVMPFVQHIKEKVTADGIRGMDRTSEFDEKKTLESGLDYLVSSLDLEGVEIKYSEDATEKIQEQCAPGKPFSSFVAKPSVSVHMVNPQPHSGHFSLTVDVLDGDSVVSIARRIVKYDRGIKDPARVDILHFDDPVLGPRQLPKFDDPKFGKVVISPESTFSIDLEKNEITVSQNGSKLNVGDTLAYIVR, from the exons ATGACTGATAACTTAGACTCAAAGAGGAAAGGAACCTTCAAGGTTAGGTTCCTCCAAGACATTGAAGCTGAAGTTCAGAAAAAATGGGAAGCAGAGAAGATCTTTGAGGAGGATGCCCCTGCTAATGTCAAATCTGGACCAGG GAAGGACAAATATATGGTGACATTCCCCTATCCCTATATGAATGGCCGTCTGCATTTGGGACACACGTTCACGTTTTCAAAATGCGAG TTTGCTGTTGGTTACCAACGAATGAAGGGAAGAAGATGTCTTTTTCCTTTCGGTCTTCACTGCACTGGAATGCCCATCAAG GCTTGTGCAGATAAATTGAAGAGAGAGATTTCCGAATATGGACTACCCCCTCAGTTTCCCGCGGTtgaggaggaagaggagagcACAAGCGAAACACCTGTACCAAATACAGCACCTGTCGATAAAAGTAAAGGCAAAAAG AGCAAACAAATTGCCAAGACCGGTGCAGGTAAATACCAGTGGCAGATTATGTTATCACTTGGCATTCCCATAGAAGAAATACCAAAGTTTGCAGATGCGGAATATTGGCTCCAGTACTTCCCGCCTCGAGCTAAAGAAGACTTGCAGAAAATGGGTTTGAAG GTTGATTGGAGAAGGTCATTCATCACAACCGATGCCAACCCATACTACGATTCTTTCGTGAAATGGCAATTCTATCGCCTGAAGGAGAGGGGTAAGATCAAGTTTGGGAAGCGTCATACCATATACTCTCCTAAGGATGGCCAACCGTGCATGGATCACGACAGATACAGCGGAGAAGGTGTCGGTCCCCAAGAGTACACCCTGATAAAGATGAAGGTCTTAACGCCGTATCCTCCAAAGCTGAA GAAATTTGAAGGCAAAAGTGTGTATCTCATAGCGGCCACTCTCAGGCCAGAGACAATGTACGGGCAAACCAACTGCTGGGTGGCACCAAGTATTCCTTACATAGCCTACGAGAATACCAAGGGCGAGATATTCATCAGCACTCGTCGATCTGCGAGGAACGCATCTTTCCAAGGAATCTTACCAAAGGAAGGGGAAGTGAAGGAGCTTGCAGTTTTGACTGGACAG GATATAATGGGTATTCCTCTGAAAGCACCGATGACCTCCTACGACAAGATCTACACCCTCCCGATGCTGACCATCAAGGAGAACAAAGGAACAGGAGTGGTGACCAGTGTCCCTTCTGATGCTCCCGACGATTATGCTGCACTTAGAGATCTTCAGAACAAGAAG GATTTCCGAGCAAAGTATGGTCTGAAGGACGAGATGGTGTTACCGTTTGCCCCAATACCGATCATCGATGTACCAGATTACGGAGACTTGTCAGCGATACAGGCCTGCGATGAATTCAAAGTGAAAAGTCAAAACGACAAAGATCAACTGGCCGAAGCAAAAGCCAAGGTCTACCTGAAAGGATTTTACGAAGGA GTTTTGAAAGTGGGGAAGTACTCTGGCCAGAAAGTACAAGACGTGAAGAAGGTAGTCCAGAATGACATGATCGCAAGCAACGAAGCTCTGGTTTACTTTGAGCCAGAGAAAATGGTGATGTCTCGGTCTGGTGATGAGTGTGTTGTCGCCCTCTGTGACCAATGGTTCTTAGATTATGGCGaagaaaagtggaaaaaaatCACACAACAAGCGTTAGAAAACATAAATAC TCACTCTAACGAGACCAGAGCGAACTTTAAAGTTACGCTAGATTGGCTGCATCACCATGCTTGTTCAAGATCCTATGGCCTCG GAACCAAGCTACCCTGGGATCCACAGTACCTGATCGAGTCCTTGTCTGATTCCACCATCTATATGTCTTACTACACTGTATGTCATCTACTACAGGGAGGGGTGTTTGATGGTTCCGGACCTAGTCCTATTAAGATCAA GCCTGAGCAGATGACACCTGAAGTATGGGACTACATCTTTTATCCCAAGAAACCATTCCCTAAAACTAAGATTCCCAAAGCATCTCTGAATAAATTGAGGAATGAGTTCAACTATTGGTACGGAGTAGATGTCAGGGTGTCGGGAAAGGACCTCGTCCAGAACCATCTCACTTACTACCTGTACAACCACTGCGCCATGTGGCCCGACGAACCCAGCAGGTGGCCCAAAGAGATCCGGACCAACGGCCATCTTCTACTCAACAACGAGAAGATGAGCAAATCCACCGGAAATTTCTTGACCCTCTGTCAGGCGTTGGAGAAGTTTTCAGCCGACG GAATGAGACTAGCCCTGGCAGATAGTGGTGATCTAGCCATCGAGGACGCCAACTTCGTTGAGGACATGGCGGATGCAGGGATCCTCCGTCTTTACAATTTCCTGGAGTGGACCCAAGAGATGCTGGAGTGCAAGTACAAGCTGAGGACAGGGCCGAGAGATTCTTTCCAGGATCGGGTCTTTGAAAGTCAGATGAACGCATTGATCAGAGAGACTGACAAGAATTACTCGCTGATGCTTTACAAGGAGGCTTTGAAGACCGGTTTCTTTGAATTCCAG GCTGCCAGGGACCGATATCGTGAATGGTCATCGCAGGGCGTCCATCGAGATCTCATCCTTCAGTTTATCGAGAGACAAGTGCTCCTACTGGCACCTATCTGTCCTCATCTAGGGGAACACATCTGGAAACTCCTTGGCAAG GAGTCTCTGCTGATGAGAGCTTCGTGGCCAGTTCCCGGTGAGGTGGACGAGGTACTCTTAAGGTCTTCTCAATTCCTGATGAACACGGCGAGGGATCTGCGTCTGCGCCTCATCGCTCTAAAGGAAGCCAGCaag AAACCACAGAAGGGCAAGAAGGGACCCCCAGTGCCCACCAAGCCTCCAACACACGCCATCGTCTACATCGCAAAGTCTTACCCTCCCTGGCAAGACGCTGTTCTCAAATGTCTGAAGAAAATGCATGAG GAAAACAACAACAGTTTTCCAGAGAACAAAGTCATCGTCAGTGAGCTGAAGACGGTAGATGTGGTCAAAAAGTTTATGAAGAAAGTCATGCCGTTTGTTCAGCATATCAAG gAGAAGGTGACTGCAGATGGGATCAGAGGAATGGACAGGACGTCGGAATTTGATGAGAAGAAGACTCTGGAAAGTGGATTGGACTACCTAGTCAGCTCTTTGGAT CTTGAAGGTGTTGAGATTAAATACAGTGAGGATGCCACAGAAAAGATCCAGGAACAGTGTGCACCTGGCaaaccattttcaagtttcGTAGCTAAG CCATCGGTGTCAGTTCACATGGTGAACCCGCAACCTCACAGCGGTCACTTCTCCCTAACAGTTGATGTGCTAGATGGGGACTCTGTCGTTTCCATCGCAAGAAGGATCGTAAAATATGACAGAGGCATCAAAG ATCCTGCTCGGGTAGACATTCTTCACTTTGACGATCCAGTGCTCGGACCGAGACAACTGCCAAAGTTCGACGATCCCAAGTTTGGGAAGGTTGTCATCTCACCGGAGTCAACATTCAGTATAGACTTAGAAAAGAATGAGATCACGGTCTCCCAGAATGGAAGCAAACTGAACGTCGGCGATACCTTAGCGTATATAGTACGCTGA
- the LOC139979375 gene encoding leucine--tRNA ligase, cytoplasmic-like isoform X2 produces the protein MTDNLDSKRKGTFKVRFLQDIEAEVQKKWEAEKIFEEDAPANVKSGPGKDKYMVTFPYPYMNGRLHLGHTFTFSKCEFAVGYQRMKGRRCLFPFGLHCTGMPIKACADKLKREISEYGLPPQFPAVEEEEESTSETPVPNTAPVDKSKGKKSKQIAKTGAGKYQWQIMLSLGIPIEEIPKFADAEYWLQYFPPRAKEDLQKMGLKVDWRRSFITTDANPYYDSFVKWQFYRLKERGKIKFGKRHTIYSPKDGQPCMDHDRYSGEGVGPQEYTLIKMKVLTPYPPKLKKFEGKSVYLIAATLRPETMYGQTNCWVAPSIPYIAYENTKGEIFISTRRSARNASFQGILPKEGEVKELAVLTGQDIMGIPLKAPMTSYDKIYTLPMLTIKENKGTGVVTSVPSDAPDDYAALRDLQNKKDFRAKYGLKDEMVLPFAPIPIIDVPDYGDLSAIQACDEFKVKSQNDKDQLAEAKAKVYLKGFYEGVLKVGKYSGQKVQDVKKVVQNDMIASNEALVYFEPEKMVMSRSGDECVVALCDQWFLDYGEEKWKKITQQALENINTHSNETRANFKVTLDWLHHHACSRSYGLGTKLPWDPQYLIESLSDSTIYMSYYTVCHLLQGGVFDGSGPSPIKIKPEQMTPEVWDYIFYPKKPFPKTKIPKASLNKLRNEFNYWYGVDVRVSGKDLVQNHLTYYLYNHCAMWPDEPSRWPKEIRTNGHLLLNNEKMSKSTGNFLTLCQALEKFSADGMRLALADSGDLAIEDANFVEDMADAGILRLYNFLEWTQEMLECKYKLRTGPRDSFQDRVFESQMNALIRETDKNYSLMLYKEALKTGFFEFQAARDRYREWSSQGVHRDLILQFIERQVLLLAPICPHLGEHIWKLLGKESLLMRASWPVPGEVDEVLLRSSQFLMNTARDLRLRLIALKEASKKPQKGKKGPPVPTKPPTHAIVYIAKSYPPWQDAVLKCLKKMHEENNNSFPENKVIVSELKTVDVVKKFMKKVMPFVQHIKEKVTADGIRGMDRTSEFDEKKTLESGLDYLVSSLDLEGV, from the exons ATGACTGATAACTTAGACTCAAAGAGGAAAGGAACCTTCAAGGTTAGGTTCCTCCAAGACATTGAAGCTGAAGTTCAGAAAAAATGGGAAGCAGAGAAGATCTTTGAGGAGGATGCCCCTGCTAATGTCAAATCTGGACCAGG GAAGGACAAATATATGGTGACATTCCCCTATCCCTATATGAATGGCCGTCTGCATTTGGGACACACGTTCACGTTTTCAAAATGCGAG TTTGCTGTTGGTTACCAACGAATGAAGGGAAGAAGATGTCTTTTTCCTTTCGGTCTTCACTGCACTGGAATGCCCATCAAG GCTTGTGCAGATAAATTGAAGAGAGAGATTTCCGAATATGGACTACCCCCTCAGTTTCCCGCGGTtgaggaggaagaggagagcACAAGCGAAACACCTGTACCAAATACAGCACCTGTCGATAAAAGTAAAGGCAAAAAG AGCAAACAAATTGCCAAGACCGGTGCAGGTAAATACCAGTGGCAGATTATGTTATCACTTGGCATTCCCATAGAAGAAATACCAAAGTTTGCAGATGCGGAATATTGGCTCCAGTACTTCCCGCCTCGAGCTAAAGAAGACTTGCAGAAAATGGGTTTGAAG GTTGATTGGAGAAGGTCATTCATCACAACCGATGCCAACCCATACTACGATTCTTTCGTGAAATGGCAATTCTATCGCCTGAAGGAGAGGGGTAAGATCAAGTTTGGGAAGCGTCATACCATATACTCTCCTAAGGATGGCCAACCGTGCATGGATCACGACAGATACAGCGGAGAAGGTGTCGGTCCCCAAGAGTACACCCTGATAAAGATGAAGGTCTTAACGCCGTATCCTCCAAAGCTGAA GAAATTTGAAGGCAAAAGTGTGTATCTCATAGCGGCCACTCTCAGGCCAGAGACAATGTACGGGCAAACCAACTGCTGGGTGGCACCAAGTATTCCTTACATAGCCTACGAGAATACCAAGGGCGAGATATTCATCAGCACTCGTCGATCTGCGAGGAACGCATCTTTCCAAGGAATCTTACCAAAGGAAGGGGAAGTGAAGGAGCTTGCAGTTTTGACTGGACAG GATATAATGGGTATTCCTCTGAAAGCACCGATGACCTCCTACGACAAGATCTACACCCTCCCGATGCTGACCATCAAGGAGAACAAAGGAACAGGAGTGGTGACCAGTGTCCCTTCTGATGCTCCCGACGATTATGCTGCACTTAGAGATCTTCAGAACAAGAAG GATTTCCGAGCAAAGTATGGTCTGAAGGACGAGATGGTGTTACCGTTTGCCCCAATACCGATCATCGATGTACCAGATTACGGAGACTTGTCAGCGATACAGGCCTGCGATGAATTCAAAGTGAAAAGTCAAAACGACAAAGATCAACTGGCCGAAGCAAAAGCCAAGGTCTACCTGAAAGGATTTTACGAAGGA GTTTTGAAAGTGGGGAAGTACTCTGGCCAGAAAGTACAAGACGTGAAGAAGGTAGTCCAGAATGACATGATCGCAAGCAACGAAGCTCTGGTTTACTTTGAGCCAGAGAAAATGGTGATGTCTCGGTCTGGTGATGAGTGTGTTGTCGCCCTCTGTGACCAATGGTTCTTAGATTATGGCGaagaaaagtggaaaaaaatCACACAACAAGCGTTAGAAAACATAAATAC TCACTCTAACGAGACCAGAGCGAACTTTAAAGTTACGCTAGATTGGCTGCATCACCATGCTTGTTCAAGATCCTATGGCCTCG GAACCAAGCTACCCTGGGATCCACAGTACCTGATCGAGTCCTTGTCTGATTCCACCATCTATATGTCTTACTACACTGTATGTCATCTACTACAGGGAGGGGTGTTTGATGGTTCCGGACCTAGTCCTATTAAGATCAA GCCTGAGCAGATGACACCTGAAGTATGGGACTACATCTTTTATCCCAAGAAACCATTCCCTAAAACTAAGATTCCCAAAGCATCTCTGAATAAATTGAGGAATGAGTTCAACTATTGGTACGGAGTAGATGTCAGGGTGTCGGGAAAGGACCTCGTCCAGAACCATCTCACTTACTACCTGTACAACCACTGCGCCATGTGGCCCGACGAACCCAGCAGGTGGCCCAAAGAGATCCGGACCAACGGCCATCTTCTACTCAACAACGAGAAGATGAGCAAATCCACCGGAAATTTCTTGACCCTCTGTCAGGCGTTGGAGAAGTTTTCAGCCGACG GAATGAGACTAGCCCTGGCAGATAGTGGTGATCTAGCCATCGAGGACGCCAACTTCGTTGAGGACATGGCGGATGCAGGGATCCTCCGTCTTTACAATTTCCTGGAGTGGACCCAAGAGATGCTGGAGTGCAAGTACAAGCTGAGGACAGGGCCGAGAGATTCTTTCCAGGATCGGGTCTTTGAAAGTCAGATGAACGCATTGATCAGAGAGACTGACAAGAATTACTCGCTGATGCTTTACAAGGAGGCTTTGAAGACCGGTTTCTTTGAATTCCAG GCTGCCAGGGACCGATATCGTGAATGGTCATCGCAGGGCGTCCATCGAGATCTCATCCTTCAGTTTATCGAGAGACAAGTGCTCCTACTGGCACCTATCTGTCCTCATCTAGGGGAACACATCTGGAAACTCCTTGGCAAG GAGTCTCTGCTGATGAGAGCTTCGTGGCCAGTTCCCGGTGAGGTGGACGAGGTACTCTTAAGGTCTTCTCAATTCCTGATGAACACGGCGAGGGATCTGCGTCTGCGCCTCATCGCTCTAAAGGAAGCCAGCaag AAACCACAGAAGGGCAAGAAGGGACCCCCAGTGCCCACCAAGCCTCCAACACACGCCATCGTCTACATCGCAAAGTCTTACCCTCCCTGGCAAGACGCTGTTCTCAAATGTCTGAAGAAAATGCATGAG GAAAACAACAACAGTTTTCCAGAGAACAAAGTCATCGTCAGTGAGCTGAAGACGGTAGATGTGGTCAAAAAGTTTATGAAGAAAGTCATGCCGTTTGTTCAGCATATCAAG gAGAAGGTGACTGCAGATGGGATCAGAGGAATGGACAGGACGTCGGAATTTGATGAGAAGAAGACTCTGGAAAGTGGATTGGACTACCTAGTCAGCTCTTTGGAT CTTGAAGGTGTTTAG
- the LOC139979382 gene encoding translation initiation factor IF-3, mitochondrial-like, whose translation MSLVVTKLCLRTSAITSMRSAILWKQHVLTGINKPMIPLCVSSVGISSKYSPLPWISRTRTYSSSTKNLDENAEDVLKHLEAENIHNRRRKLSPTDEMINVGRLVPHRVLDLVDETGETLKSVSSSNAVKLSQEKDLKLVLVNQHAKPLPLYKLMTGSELHKEQMKMNERRKSKAGPTIVKDIKLSSTIGLNDINVKKNHISDWLLKENNLQIRVTVMKKGRQAHSKEDMIAIIHKLTDGLEVPLVFNNEPKTTGKNGQNISVVLRRMSAKEKAKNNKEKNLFERMKSTPSSSSDG comes from the exons ATGTCCCTTGTTGTCACAAAACTGTGCCTCCGGACTTCTGCCATTACCAGCATGAGGAGTGCCATACTCTGGAAACAGCATGTCTTGACTGGAATTAATAAACCAATGATCCCACTTTGTGTAAGCTCTGTAGGAATTTCATCAAAGTACTCGCCACTTCCTTGGATCTCCAGGACTAGAACTTATTCATCGTCAACTAAGAACCTTGACGAAAATGCTGAAGATGTATTGAAGCACTTGGAAGCAGAAAACATACACAATCGAAGAAGGAAGCTGTCGCCAACAGACGAAATGATAAATGTCGGCAGATTAGTTCCACACAGGGTTTTAGATCTAGTAGATGAGACAGGggaaaccttgaaaagtgtATCATCTTCAAATGCCGTAAAACTTTCACAGGAGAAAGATTTGAAACTTGTCTTGGTCAACCAACATGCCAAACCTCTCCCTCTCTACAAGCTAATGACAGGGAGTGAACTTCATAAGGAACAGATGAAGATGAATGAGAGGAGAAAATCCAAAGCAGGCCCAACGATAGTCAAAGATATCAAACTCTCCTCAACCATAGGTCTAAACGATATTAACGTCAAGAAAAATCACATCAGTGATTGGctgttaaaagaaaataacCTCCAAATTCGAGTGACTGTGATGAAAAAAGGTAGACAAGCCCATTCTAAGGAAGATATG ATTGCCATCATTCACAAGCTGACTGATGGGTTAGAGGTGCCTTTGGTGTTCAACAACGAGCCAAAGACAACCGGCAAGAATGGACAAAACATCAGTGTTGTTCTACGACGTATGTCGGCGAAGGAGAAGGCcaagaataataaagaaaagaacCTTTTTGAGAGGATGAAGAGCaccccttcctcctcttcagatGGATGA
- the LOC139979378 gene encoding uncharacterized protein, whose translation MDSSSDEDIDILLRRASDKLGWSSQKNSNDTFEKLLKNVEESKKKKKPYSSRVRRQTPTSRRPQNSIPHSATEVPSIKRTLSFKNCTEKSSREALKNTLHETSGNIDSTTSLQTNLLLSAKDNSGVSKPDDHFEGIRSNAGNFFLSRNIETVGSEEEFDKCPSYKSKIDSPSFGGSTVEKTANYVEDVNKENSWVDSNKKECGARTDKGAFVSPKCHQSWSQYREKDEESSDCEDEADGRKPAIKCDTPSGESSDEDDTDLPPLSLTQRLLKNYRSKKTLEGNDKVGPKRDVNPENRGQVLKETNDLTNNEDKNDKKSSCGGNFTSSDEEDFEKFLLRMKTPVKSTPKISEELDSDEDFINDEPLPEEDEDGPLFYYKQDNEEDTVSSVQTPSSVLRDQTNKSLENQAAFVRSSSESSDDSDVFATPIRPKWIDKRKDKENSLSSFKTPVNKFLERKKESFLESLNTPPVGTPVRSPFVKDFKKKRTELTAKLFAMFNKTVFESKIPDNLEILWNKRMTKTAGYCVYTKRKFSSVREVRIELSEKVCDSAERLRDTLIHELCHAACWLIHGVNDGHGRFWKYWACKANVAHPEIPMVKRCHSYEIHTKFKYQCQQCKAIVGRHSKSLDVTKKCCGLCRGRFVLLPTGKGKEGKKQQPNKFAMFVKENYASIKKSNDRFKHADVMRVLGQEFARKATIAVD comes from the exons ATGGATTCATCAAGTGATGAAGACATTGACATTCTTTTGAGAAGGGCTTCCGATAAATTAGGTTGGTCATCCCAGAAGAACTCCAACGACACTTTCGAAAAG CTCCTCAAAAATGTAGAAGAGtctaagaagaaaaagaaaccctATTCTTCAAGGGTTAGGAGACAGACACCTACATCAAGGAGACCACAGAATTCTATTCCTCACAGTGCAACAGAGGTACCCTCTATAAAAAGAACTTTGTCCTTTAAAAACTGCACTGAAAAATCTTCAAGGGAAGCTCTAAAGAATACACTTCATGAAACAAGTGGCAACATTGACTCGACGACCTCCCTTCAAACAAACCTGTTACTCAGTGCAAAGGATAACAGTGGCGTTTCAAAGCCAGATGATCATTTTGAAGGTATCAGAAGCAATGCAGGTAATTTTTTCCTCAGCAGGAACATTGAAACTGTTGGTAGTGAAGAAGAGTTTGATAAATGTCCATCATATAAGTCCAAAATTGATTCTCCTTCCTTTGGAGGCTCGACTGTTGAGAAAACAGCCAATTACGTCGAAGATgtcaacaaagaaaactcttgGGTAGATAGCAATAAGAAGGAATGTGGTGCGAGAACAGACAAAGGAGCTTTTGTTTCCCCTAAATGTCATCAATCCTGGTCCCAATATAGAGAAAAAGATGAGGAGAGTTCAGACTGTGAAGATGAAGCCGATGGGAGGAAACCTGCGATCAAATGTGACACACCTTCTGGAGAATCCAGTGATGAGGACGACACAGATCTACCACCTCTGAGTCTTACTCAAAGACTGTTGAAAAATTATCGCAGTAAGAAAACCTTGGAAGGTAACGACAAAGTAGGGCCAAAAAGAGATGTCAATCCTGAAAACAGAGGTCAAGTACTTAAAGAAACTAATGACTTAACTAACAATGAAGATAAAAATGACAA AAAATCAAGCTGCGGTGGAAATTTTACAAGCTCAGATGAAGAGGACTTTGAGAAAT TTCTTTTGAGGATGAAAACTCCAGTGAAGTCCACACCAAAGATCAGTGAAGAGTTAGATTCTGATGAAGACTTCATTAATGATGAACCTCTCccagaagaagatgaagatggcCCTCTGTTTTACTATAAACAAGACAATGAGGAAGACACTGTTTCTTCTGTACAG ACTCCCAGCTCTGTTCTGCGCGATCAAACCAACAAGTCACTCGAAAACCAAGCCGCATTTGTGAGAAGCTCCTCCGAGTCTAGTGATGATAGCGACGTCTTTGCGACTCCCATCAGACCAAAATGGATTGATAAGAGGAAGGATAAAG AAAATTCTCTTTCATCATTCAAAACACCAGTCAACAAATTTCTCGAGAGAAAGAAAGAGTCTTTCCTGGAATCTCTGAATACTCCGCCGGTCGGAACTCCTGTCCGTTCACCGTTTGTGAAAGACTTCAAGAAAAAGAGGACTGAACTGACTGCAAAACTCTTTGCCATGTTCAACAAGACAGTGTTTGAAAGCAAA ATTCCTGACAACCTGGAAATACTATGGAATAAACGAATGACAAAGACAGCTGGATACTGTGTCTACACCAAACGCAAATTCAGTTCTGTTAGAGAGGTCAGAATAGAACTTTCTGAGAAAGTGTGCGACTCTGCAG AGCGTTTACGAGACACCCTGATTCACGAGCTGTGCCACGCTGCCTGTTGGCTGATTCACGGGGTCAACGATGGACATGGACGATTCTGGAAGTACTG GGCCTGTAAAGCAAATGTAGCACATCCTGAGATTCCTATGGTAAAGCGTTGCCATAGCTACGAGATACACACCAAGTTTAAATACCAATGTCAACAGTGTAAGGCCAT tGTCGGTCGACATTCCAAGTCCCTGGATGTGACAAAGAAGTGTTGCGGACTTTGCCGTGGCCGATTCGTCCTCCTACCGACAGGAAAAGGCAAAGAAGGAAAGAAGCAGCAACCCAATAAATTTGCAATGTTTGTCAAAGAAAATTATGCCTCTATCAAGAAGAGTAACGACCGCTTCAAACACGCAGACGTGATGCGAGTTCTCGGCCAAGAATTTGCCAGGAAAGCTACCATTGCTGTTGATTGA